Proteins from one Amycolatopsis benzoatilytica AK 16/65 genomic window:
- a CDS encoding nucleoside hydrolase, whose protein sequence is MKRKPGGWSRFCTLSAISVLTAGAVTAALTSGQPISAATGSPPPPTNKQPWEPAPPKITATQPAPSVTKPATPPAAPKAATPGASTAAVPMIVDTDIYGSADDAGALAIANAMQDNGQVNLLGVMVNYPSKWGAPAVSAINTYYGHGNIPVGSIKPAAGDVASQDYAKYLAQNFPTQITDGNTAPEAVALYRKLLAGAADHSVVIVAIGLETNLANLMNSPADAYSPLDGMHLIAQKVKSLTMMGGQFPASNATDGPEYNWKADASAATQVVNNWPTTVPAEFEGYEVGAAVSTGAGLGGTPTTNPVRVAYERMIGAGASMNSWDPIAMYDAGMGHSGLFADNPDPGSVKVASDGGDKWDTATVKPQHYLVTSAPPDQISSALESLMDQLPATAADPIVAHYNELGGANSYLGKPVGSEYVPTSGGKAQDYQYGAIYWTQASGAHAVHADILAKYLQLGGPASALGYPTTDETGTPDGVGRYNHFSRPDGASIYWTPNTGAHAIYGAIRAKWASMGWERSVLGYPTTDETGTPDGVGRYNHFTGTGGSSIYFTPDTGAHAIYGDIRAKWASMGWERSVLGYPTTDETGTPDGVGRYNHFSRPGGASIYWTPNTGAQAIYGAIRAKWASMGWERSVLGYPTTDETGTPDGVGRYNHFTGTGGASIYWTPDTGAQAIYGAIRAKWASMGWERSFLGYPTSSEYGIPGGRRNDFQHGWISWNASDGAITVGQS, encoded by the coding sequence CGATTTCGGTGCTGACGGCCGGAGCCGTCACCGCCGCCCTCACCTCCGGGCAGCCGATCTCGGCGGCGACCGGTTCCCCGCCGCCGCCGACGAACAAGCAACCGTGGGAACCCGCGCCGCCCAAGATAACGGCCACCCAGCCGGCGCCTTCGGTGACGAAGCCCGCCACGCCGCCCGCGGCGCCCAAGGCGGCGACGCCCGGCGCGTCAACGGCGGCGGTGCCGATGATCGTGGACACCGACATCTACGGCAGTGCCGACGACGCGGGCGCGCTCGCCATCGCCAACGCCATGCAGGACAACGGCCAGGTGAACCTTCTCGGGGTGATGGTGAATTACCCGAGCAAATGGGGCGCTCCCGCCGTTTCCGCGATCAACACCTACTACGGTCACGGAAACATCCCGGTCGGCAGCATCAAGCCTGCCGCCGGTGACGTGGCGAGCCAGGACTACGCGAAGTATCTCGCGCAGAATTTCCCGACGCAGATCACCGACGGCAACACCGCGCCCGAGGCGGTCGCGCTGTACCGGAAACTGCTGGCCGGTGCCGCCGACCACAGCGTGGTGATCGTCGCGATCGGGCTCGAAACGAACCTGGCGAACCTGATGAACTCCCCGGCGGACGCCTACAGTCCGCTGGACGGCATGCACCTGATCGCGCAGAAGGTCAAGTCGCTCACCATGATGGGCGGGCAGTTCCCGGCCAGCAACGCGACCGACGGACCGGAGTACAACTGGAAGGCCGACGCGTCCGCCGCCACCCAGGTCGTCAACAACTGGCCGACGACAGTGCCGGCCGAGTTCGAAGGCTACGAGGTCGGCGCCGCCGTCTCGACCGGTGCCGGGCTCGGCGGCACGCCCACGACCAACCCGGTGCGGGTCGCCTACGAACGGATGATCGGCGCCGGCGCGAGCATGAACAGCTGGGACCCCATCGCGATGTACGACGCGGGCATGGGGCACAGCGGGCTTTTCGCCGACAACCCCGACCCCGGCTCGGTCAAGGTGGCCTCGGACGGCGGCGACAAGTGGGACACCGCGACCGTCAAACCGCAGCACTACCTTGTCACGTCCGCTCCCCCGGACCAGATCAGCAGCGCGCTGGAAAGCCTGATGGACCAGCTCCCGGCAACGGCGGCGGATCCGATCGTCGCGCACTACAACGAGCTCGGCGGCGCGAACAGCTACCTCGGGAAACCGGTGGGCAGCGAGTACGTGCCGACCAGCGGCGGCAAAGCGCAGGACTACCAGTACGGCGCCATCTACTGGACGCAGGCCAGCGGAGCGCACGCAGTACACGCCGACATCCTGGCGAAGTACCTGCAGTTGGGCGGCCCGGCGTCAGCGCTCGGCTACCCGACCACCGACGAAACCGGCACCCCGGACGGCGTCGGGCGCTACAACCACTTCTCCCGGCCTGACGGTGCCTCCATCTACTGGACGCCCAACACCGGCGCGCACGCGATCTACGGCGCCATCCGGGCCAAGTGGGCATCGATGGGCTGGGAACGGTCCGTCCTCGGCTACCCCACCACCGACGAAACCGGCACCCCCGACGGCGTCGGCCGCTACAACCACTTCACCGGAACCGGCGGCTCTTCCATCTACTTCACACCGGACACCGGCGCGCACGCGATCTACGGGGACATCCGGGCTAAGTGGGCATCGATGGGCTGGGAACGATCGGTCCTCGGCTACCCCACCACTGATGAAACCGGCACCCCCGACGGCGTCGGCCGCTACAACCACTTCTCCCGACCCGGCGGTGCCTCCATCTACTGGACGCCCAACACCGGCGCGCAAGCCATCTACGGCGCCATCCGCGCCAAGTGGGCATCGATGGGCTGGGAACGGTCCGTCCTCGGCTACCCCACCACTGATGAAACCGGCACCCCCGACGGCGTCGGCCGCTACAACCACTTCACCGGAACCGGCGGCGCGTCGATCTACTGGACACCGGACACCGGTGCCCAGGCCATTTACGGCGCCATCCGCGCCAAGTGGGCATCAATGGGCTGGGAACGGTCGTTCCTCGGCTATCCGACGAGCAGCGAATACGGAATCCCCGGCGGCAGGCGCAACGACTTCCAGCACGGCTGGATCAGCTGGAACGCGTCGGACGGCGCGATCACTGTCGGCCAGTCGTAG